GTGCTCGTCACCGCCGTCTATTCCGTCGCGCAGGCACTGGTCTGCTCCTCGATCGGAGTGCAGTACATCGCCCCCTACCTCGGCCGGATGCGGGACGCCGGCATCGACGGGGATGTCGTGATCGCCCGGATGCAGGAGGTCTGCGCCGGGAGCGGCACCGACGTGCTCGCCGCGAGTCTGCGCTCGCCTGACGACATCACCGGGCTGCGTCTCGCCGGGGTGCCGTATTTCACCGCCGCCCCCGATGTGATCGAGCAGATGCTGTTCCACGAGGTCAGCGACGGCTCGGCGGTCGAGTTCGACGCGGCGATGGTGCGGCTCGGAGCCTGAGTCCTCGGTCGCCTCGTTCGCAATTCAGCATGGGTGTGTCCGAAGGCGGACTGGCACCGCGCGGTTCCGCAGATCTGCGGTCGCCGCGGATGAATCCGTGCGGAGAACCGAACGACCTAGGCGGCGGCCGCCTGGCGCAGCCACCGCTCGACGCCGGCGATATGCGCGGTGGCGAGCGAGGTGGCCAGGGCGGGGTCGTGCCGGGCGATGGCCTCGGCGATGGCGCGATGCTCCGAGAGTGTGCGCTCGACCGCCCCGGCCTCGGTGAGCCCGCGCCACACCCGGGCGCGCACGGTCTGACTGCTCAGGTGCTCGATGAGGCTGGCGAGGTAGGCGTTGCCGGCCATTCCGACGATATCGCGGTGGAAGCGGATGTCGTGCTCGACCAGCTCCTCGACGCTGACGCCGGCGTCGATCGAGCCGACCTCGCTCTCGAGGTGCGCGATCGCCTCGTCGCTGCCCAGGGTCGCGGCGAGGCCGGTCGCCTGCGACTCCAGCATCCGTCTGACGGCGAAGATCTCGAGCATCGAGTCGTCATCGTGCATGTCGACCACGAACGACATCGCTTCGAGCAGCAGGTGCGGTTCGAGGCTCGTCACGTAGGTGCCGTCGCCGCGGCGCACATCGAGGACTCGGATCACCTCGAGGGCCTTCACGGCTTCGCGCATCGAGTTGCGTGACAGGCCGAGGCGTTCGGACAGCTC
The sequence above is a segment of the Microbacterium sp. Root553 genome. Coding sequences within it:
- a CDS encoding transaldolase family protein, which codes for MTAAAPRLYVDSADVDRVASLLTAGVVHGVTTNPTILERGGRTAAEIPDLYARWSAEGAREIFFQTWGGDTASFLRNAETIRALGDRVAVKVPATRDGFAAASALVADGATVLVTAVYSVAQALVCSSIGVQYIAPYLGRMRDAGIDGDVVIARMQEVCAGSGTDVLAASLRSPDDITGLRLAGVPYFTAAPDVIEQMLFHEVSDGSAVEFDAAMVRLGA
- a CDS encoding FadR/GntR family transcriptional regulator; the encoded protein is MAVTDEAIEKIKAMIVSGELAPGDRLPPEKELSERLGLSRNSMREAVKALEVIRVLDVRRGDGTYVTSLEPHLLLEAMSFVVDMHDDDSMLEIFAVRRMLESQATGLAATLGSDEAIAHLESEVGSIDAGVSVEELVEHDIRFHRDIVGMAGNAYLASLIEHLSSQTVRARVWRGLTEAGAVERTLSEHRAIAEAIARHDPALATSLATAHIAGVERWLRQAAAA